AGAGTTTATGTCCTTACCGGAACTCCAACAGAATCCCCTTGTACAGCGAGTTATCGATATATTTGACACAGATGGCAATGGGGAAGTCGACTTCAAAGGTAAGACTGATATGGGGTTATTCACCTTTTTAAATTATAACTTCAAAAGAGCTTTTGTTGTTTGGTGTCTTTGTGTAGGCTATCCTTGTGGATAACGATAGGTGCTGTTTCACCTTGAAATTAAATCATCAACCAAATGCTTAAATGTATCATGTTTTTTTCTAGTAAGTGTTAGCCTGCAATATGATTTTATGCTGACCTACTTAAATCAGAAGTTGTGAAAGAGTTTGTCGTGCATTTTCCTCAAACACCCTCTAGCTCTTATACAACTGAGTGAATGGAATAATGACCCGCTGTGTATTCGTGTCCTTGTTATGGTCCTTTTAATTGTTGGTTGACTCAAAATGGCTTCACATTGTTTTGACAGAATTCATTGAGGGTGTCTCCCAGTTCAGTGTCAAAGGTGATAAAGAGATGAAATTGCGCTGTAAGTATAATGCCAACAAATCTCAACTGCTTTCATTGTGAAGTTtcctcaatttaaaaaaatgattacCCACCTTTGATACACCAATGCAGAACTCATAAAGCAAATGTTTGTGATTTGATTGCCTGTATGAACAGGTATCCACCTTTCTCAGAAGTTCTTCCTTCAAAAACCTTCGAAATGTGCATATTTTGAAAACCTATTCAAATAGGTCTGACCCAATCTTCCATCTTTCCCTTGTCGTATAGTTGCCTTCAGGATCTATGACATGGACAAGGACGGCTACATATCCAATGGCGAACTCTTCCAGGTCCTCAAGATGATGGTGGGAAACAACTTAAAGGACACCCAGCTCCAGCAGATTGTTGACAAAACCATCATCAACGCAGACAAAGACGGCGATGGGAGAATATCTTTCGAGGAGTTCTGTGCGGTGAGTCGAAGAAACAAAGTTTTACTCTGTGGTAGGGTTGCGAATTTCCTGAAACTTTCCATAAAAATGTTCACAAGTTTTTGAGAAATCCCATTTGGAGGATTTCAGGAACCAGTAGGGATTAATCAGGGAGGGAATCCTCCAAGTATTTCTGCAACATCAACAAAAAAACTCCAGAACTTTCTGAAATGTTGCAATCATATTCCCATGATCGCAGTATATCACTTCTGTTCAAATTGAAAGGTGTCTGTGGCGTCTGACAGTTTCTTGCCCCTCTGTCTTCCATTAGGTGGTGGGAGGATTAGACATACACAAAAAGATGGTTGTGGACGTGTGACTGACCTCACGGGCCCCCTCAAAACACCTTTTCGCTTTCTTCTCCATTTCTGAGGATCTGCTCGAGGTGTCATTCAGCAACGCTCTCTGTGTATTTTTCAATGGAAGTATTTTCCTCTGTGAAGCCACCTTTTTTTCCCCAACCCGAGCCTTCTGAAGCCAACCATTTGTAAGTGTTATTGAACATGAATTCTCTCAATAACCCGGTGTAGCACTTTAAAAGCctgaaggacagatttttatcgTTGAGTGAGTGTttcagtttggtggaggaaggtTAGTGTGTTTCTTTTTCTTTAATTTTGAGGCAGTTGGGATTTTGTCATATTTATTTTGGTCTTGGCTTTTTGGGGGGGATGCGTGTAGTTAACTGTGATGTACTTGatttcaacacaacacaaaaatAGAGCATGAAGTGCCAATCAGAACATATTATAAACCTTTTGAATATAATGGTATATATATCGTCTATCGAAATTCGGTAGAATTGCTTATTTCAATGTGCCCAATGCACGATTCAAACAATCCGATTTACATTTTCAAGGCTAATGCTTTTCCTTCTACTTTCACTCAATATTTTGAACAGCTAGGTTTAAGACAGCTTTTttaataaagggggggggggttgtgcacTATACATGTTTATATTGTCAGGGACATCGATCATCTTGCTTTTGAAGATGCAGTGGGTTAGAGGAAATAATATTTACATTTATGCACATACAAGCTTACGGTCTACTTCAAGGACAAGTCTTTTTTGAGTCACTGGTTGGTTCTGCGAATAATAATCACCATAGTCTCTTATTCCAACAAAAAGCACGTCTTCATTCTGGATGGTATGACCTCACAGGCCGTTAGAATaatgtgttttgtatttattgcTTCAACGTCGGCCATGTCAAGTTGCAGATGTGGATTGGTTACAGACTATCATATAGAAGTAGAGATGAGTGCTTTTGGTTTAAATGTTTGTGATATGGTAAATGTTTCATTTAACTACAGGCAGAGCTGAGGTAACTTACAGTAAGTAGGCTATAGTTGGGACATTGAGGGATGTTAAGTTGGTTAGGCTTA
This sequence is a window from Oncorhynchus kisutch isolate 150728-3 linkage group LG1, Okis_V2, whole genome shotgun sequence. Protein-coding genes within it:
- the LOC109889776 gene encoding calcineurin subunit B type 1 isoform X2, giving the protein MGNEASYPLEMCTHFDADEIKRLGKRFKKLDLDNSGSLSVEEFMSLPELQQNPLVQRVIDIFDTDGNGEVDFKEFIEGVSQFSVKGDKEMKLRFAFRIYDMDKDGYISNGELFQVLKMMVGNNLKDTQLQQIVDKTIINADKDGDGRISFEEFCAVVGGLDIHKKMVVDV
- the LOC109889776 gene encoding calcineurin subunit B type 1 isoform X1; its protein translation is MASARKKSGKNQSGTGESILKAAKDHNSRFDADEIKRLGKRFKKLDLDNSGSLSVEEFMSLPELQQNPLVQRVIDIFDTDGNGEVDFKEFIEGVSQFSVKGDKEMKLRFAFRIYDMDKDGYISNGELFQVLKMMVGNNLKDTQLQQIVDKTIINADKDGDGRISFEEFCAVVGGLDIHKKMVVDV